The Dasypus novemcinctus isolate mDasNov1 chromosome 11, mDasNov1.1.hap2, whole genome shotgun sequence DNA window CTGCTTCACCAAACCAGAAGACGAGTAATTGTGCATGGGTTAGTAAAAGgcacaaactaaaaaaaaaaaattaaaaataaacagagaactaTATAATTAATTCTCAATTATCTGCAGATTGTGGGGACCCAGTAcgaaataaaaaatcaacaatCTTAAAAGCTCACTTCAAACAAGGGTTTTGCTCTTCACCCACAAACCTTTGGCCAGAGCTGGCAGCAAACAGATGAGTTCATGTAGTTGGTTGAGGACACAGGGCCTGTGCGCTAAGGGACAAATGACAGCTCCGTTCGCTCCCATGTGTGCCGGCCTCCTTGTGGGCGTCAGCCACCACCACCAGGCAGAGCCCCAGTTAGCTTGTAGGACGGggtagcacagcccacccccagCCTGGAACCGTCCCCCTGCCCAGGCTAGGCCTGCTCCGGGCAGAAAAggcctctctccctcctcttcgcGCCTGGAGGCAGTGAACAGACCACAATCTCAATCACCAGCCCCACTGGCCAAAAAGTGGTTCTATTCAGCATGGAAACCTTTGGCCTAAAATCAATTACCAGCCAAGGTTTCATAATATTCAAGGGCATCCAAGTGTTCAAGAGTGCTTGTGAAATTCTCAAAACAAGATAAAtttaaattcaccttcatttaaaaaaaaggaatgcttGTCGTGTGTTTTATGAGACAGACTATCACATTATCGAACAAATGGCTACAGGTTATCCCTGTTCCTGAATCTAGCTGGGAAATACtagctttaaaaaatcaaagaactgcCTTGATGCAGAAAGTTGAGAAGCAAACCCAGCACCACTTTCAGGCCAGGAAGTccaaatgttgagaaaattacTAATATTTAGTAAAAAGCAAGAAAGTGGTTAAAATTCAGAGAACTGAATTGTGATCAATAACCACCTTCCAGGtgggaaggaataaaaaaaaaaaatcccgcAACCTCTTTTTGAAGATTGGATTACAAAATTAGGGGGAGGAAAGAAATGCAGCTGCCAGGACAGATTTGAATTTCAGTTAAGCACTTGATTTCGGTATCGTGCAATTTTTGTCAAAAACAAGAGTTCTCCGCAgctgagaaagaaaatgagagaacatAAGGTGCCAAGAAAGGCAATGAGAGAAGACCGAGCTCGAAGCTAAGGCGGCTGCACCCAAGGCCAGAGCGCAGAGCCGCGCAGGGCTCCAGGCTGCGCGGTGGGGCAAGATGAGTCACCCAGGCCCAGCAGGCCCTCGCACCCCTGGGCCGACTTCTCACTCTCCTCCACGCACCATCTCAGGTCAATTCCGCCTGAGCGAAGGCTCCCCTGTCGCCAGGAGCCAGTGGCCCTAGGTAAAGCAAGGCTGGGCCTGGGTTTCAGGAGGGACCTGGCCGTCGTGCATGAAGCACCTGGCCACCTCTGCTGGAAGGAACTGGCCTCACTGTTTTTCCAGGAGTGCCAACGGCGACAGGATGATCTCCACACGTACTTTGGCCAGGTCCCCGTCTGCAGTCACCTTCCAGGTGGCTGGGAGAGGGCTGTGGTCAGTGGTCACACCTGGTGACTGAGGAGTGACATCTGCCAGATGGGCCTCCTGTGTACCAGGCCCGCAGGTGCTGAGCTCCACAGCAACCCAGAGAGGTTAtggcttgcccaaagtcacaaaaCTAGTTAGGAGCAGGTGTCATGACTGGACTCTGGGGTTCCCAAACATCGATCTCTTCAGCAGGGGTCTAGCAGAAGGAGTCAGACCATGGGTGGAACTGAACATTTCAGCAAAAATACTGCAATGAAAtctctgaacccagagagatgAGGCTCTTTGACCTGTTAAGAGGCAGCTCCTTAAGGgcacagaagggaaaaaaacaaaagcaagtctATACTCAAAGGGAAACATAATCTGTGATTATAAATATTTCATGGGCAAAGAAAGCTGTACTGGCTGAGAGACTGGGTGTGGAGAGTGGACAGCAAATTAGATCCCACTTTGCAAAGTGATAGGGCAGCTGGAAAAAAAGCAAAGCTGAGGCTATTCTGGGCTGTGTGCTGCGAGGGCCTGCGTCACAGACGGGGAGCGGCCCTGACCACCGGCTCTGTTGAAATCACAGCCTTCCGGTGGCCAGTACAGAACACCTTgggtggggggggtggtggtAACTATGTCCACAGAGGACCAGAGGAAGGGGCAGTGAGGACAGAGAGGAGGGTCACCTGCAGGACACTAAAGCTCAATGGCAGGGAGGCGATGAAGGGATGCAGCAGGGCAGGCAGCACCCTGTGGGCACGTGAGAGCATGAAAACACTTTCTGCTGACCAAGTGCAGAGGAAGAAGTGAGCCTGACCCCAGAAAGCAAGTGACCCAAGAAGCCAGAGCAAAGGCGCAACCCTGAGCAGGCAGTGCCAGGCTGAGAATAACAATTCCACCTTCCTGTTACCTCAGGACACgggtctctctctcctggcatccTTCGGGAAGCAGTGCAGAAAACAGAAGTTAAGGGCCTGCTGAGTATCAGCTGCTGCAGGCGAGAGGAACACTCACTAGGGCAGGGGCTCCCAacctgccagtcaggtgaaagccgtggaccccttactaagtccacagtatCCTGTGGATTCTTTAATAACTGTATcatacccgcaccaacacatccccatgggaataatggttttttgaatttcgATTCAAGCCCATGGACCCCTGGCGAGGACCCCTGGACTAGGCAGCAAGGCAGGGCCTGGTTTTCATGATTCCTCCTGTCTGGCCACATTCAACCACTGCAGCAGACATTCAGCCACAGCTTCCTGGCCCTTTCAGAAGGCCAAATGGAGAGAGAAATTGAGTCCTAAAATACCAGACAACTTGAGTCGAGCTTAGTCAGCAGAGCTCGGGGACAAGAGTACTCCTCACGTGAGAAGACTTAAAATGAAGAGCCTCCTCTTCCTTGCAGATCAGGCTTAGGGGCAGCAGGCTCCACGGGGTACCAAGTACAAGGAAAATCAGAAAGTCACCCTCAAGGACCAGAGCTGATCAGAATCAACTCAAGGTGAAGAGGACTCCTCTGCTGCAAAAAATAAGAACTGGTAATGTTCTGGGAAGACCCCTGAGTTGGAAGTCACAGGATCTGGCTTTGAGACCAGGCTTATGACGAAGAAGCTTAGGGCCCTAAGAAATCAAGTTACTTCTAAAAGCCAGTGTCTTCATCTAAAACATGGGACCAGTGCTGGCCAAACCTGAGGTCTGTGGGGAACACCAGAATGCACATACATGAGTGCTTTTAGAATGTACTAAGTACTATTCCAGTGTTAGGTACTGCTTATACCCATCTCTTGGATGTTTCCAAGATACTTCCGTTCTGCTTGCCCGTCttttccccaccctcaccctaGCTCAGTGTTCAACATGACCCACCATCCAGGCATGGAAGCCAGGAAATGAGGACACATCCTTGGTCCTTCCCCACCCTATTAACCCATTACCAAGCTCAGACAACTACACCTCCTGCAGGGCCTACTCCCCTCCATCACTAGTCCAAGGTACCATCCTCTTGCCTGTGTTCTAAATGCCTACGCTCATGCACCTGGCCTCCAGCTCCTCCCACAGAGTAAACCTAATTATTCCTTCTGACCACCACCCCAACCCCACTTGCTAAATACCCTACTACAGCTTTCCAATGCCTTCAGGATAAAGAAAAACCTCCTTCATGGGGCTGCTGTGGCCCTGTGTGGTTGGGCCCCTGCTTTTTTCCAGCCTCGTCCTACACCACGTTCCCTCTTGCTCTCCCTGCTATAGGCTTGCTGGCTTTTTCTTTCAGTCCCTGGTACTTATCCCACTGCCTCCTGCCACAGTGTTTTTGCACAAGctttcctccctcctctctcatTTAGCTAATGCCTACTCACTTATTTCTGTTAAGGCTAGAAAGTATGTAAAGTTcacagttgtttgtttttttttttaataaatgtatacACTCATGTAATTCCCACCCAGATGTAAATCTAGAACGTTTCCAACACCCCATCAGGTTCCATCTTGGCCCTTTCCAATCTACATTCACTGCCACCTCATCCCCCTAGATAACCACTATTCTGACTTCTATCACAGTGCCTATATGTTCTGCCTCAAGTCTAGCTGAGTAAGTCTAACACTTTTGCCTTTGGCACTTGTTACACTTAGGgttttgcatttgtttgtgtAAGCTCCATAAGGGCAGATCCACCGTTACTCACCTGTTTTCTCATTGCAGGCACATGCATAGTAATGACAACAGAAAACGGTTAATACCTATTGCGTGCTTATTATTACCAGGCATTGCTCTAAGCACTTATATGTACTAACTCACTGAAACCTCACATCAGTCCTATCAGGTGAGGAGAgtgaagcacagagaagttaaataacttgccccaaGTCATTAAGTGCTAAGTGGTAGGGTCAGGATTCAAACCCTATCCATGGGAAGCacgcactcaaccactgagcaacacccaCGCCACAGAGCCTGTGTTCTTCATCATCATGCTATTCTACTTCTCAGAGGCCACTGAGATTTAATGAGTAAATGCCCAAGATGTTTTGAAATGAATAAACGAATTTATGAATGAGTAGATGAGATTAAGAAACTAAGGGAGGCGCTAAATCTCCCCAAGAAAACCAACGGATAAACAGAAGATAAATTTGTCATGGAATCACCTGCAGGGCCCACAACATCTGCCAACATAAGGACCTGCCCACTTCTCTAGCAGCCAAGGCAGGAAGCTCTGCACCACGAGGCACAGGCTGCTCCAGAGAACAGAAAGGATTATTTTCTGGGTTCTGCCGCAACCTAAAGGAAATGTTCCACCAGACTGAAAAAGTCCCTCTGCTCTTATTCCAGGCTAACCCAATAATATTCATAAATTTcgaggaggtaccaggaattgaacccaggacctcatacatgagaagtaggtgctcaatcaccgagctacatccgctccccaatgggttggtttttggttgatttctgtttttttaggaggtacggggattgaacctgggacctcatacatgggaagcaggcgctcaaccacttgagctacatctgctcccttcttcATAAACATTTACTGCCTCAAGCCTTCTGACACTGGATGGTGAAAAATTTCGCATGGTAAGAAGGTGACAGGCTCCAGCATACATTTATAAATTGGCATTTGGTTTGCACTTCAGTTTCCCAGAGCCTGATCATCCTGGATGAACTCATATTATAGGGTCCAAACCAGAAAAAGAAGGGCCCAGACCCTGGCACCAGGATTATTCCAGGCAAAGACTGCCATCTCATGCGGCCTGATATGGGTCGGCCATCTCAGAACTGCTTCAATGTCATGTAAGTCACAACCACGTCCCAGAAAGTTCAGGAGGCAAACATACGTGAAACGTTTATTCTCTCACAGGACACTGCTACCCAAGTCCCTCCCAGCAAAGGCGCAGTGCTCAGGACTGCTCCGTTCACAGGCCCCACGGCAGCCAGAAGCCGGGACTCTCCTCACACAAAGTTCTGAGCAATGGCCAGCACCTTGGAATACTCGCCTTCCCTCTGGCGGAGGCTGGTGGGAATGGGTGTCTTAATTCGGGTCCCCACAGGGTTCCCATTGTCTTCGATGAGGACCACGTTGTTGGAGTCGAACCTGGGGGTCATGTGAGGCCCGGGCATGCGATGCCCCACGATGAGCGCCTTTTTCTTCTGTCCCCTGATGGCCAGCAGGATCCGGTCGCCCACCTTGCCCACCCCGTTCTTGGTATAGACATGGATGCAGCGAGGAGGGCGATGGTACGGGGTGTTCCCCAGGGCACTGTTGTCCACCACACGCACCCGGGTCATCTTCTGAATTGCACCGAGACTCCCACTGGTGCTGCGGGAGAGGAAACATAGTCTGAGCTCACCTCTCTCCCGCCAGGGGGCTCAGGCCTCCTGAGAGGGCCAGGCTTGGGAGAGTGCGTCAGCGACACACACTGAGCAGAACACAACCCAGGGCTGGGCCTCAGGAGCTGGACAGGAAGTCAGATGCTTGGGAATACTTATCTGTACCCAGAACACAACCCTTAACAACCCAAAGCTGCTGCTGTCATGTAAACATTTCAGTTTTGGTGGGTTTTAAGGAAATCCAATTTTTCTGTTACAATGAACTTCATGACAGCCTTAACTTGAAGGCTTTGGTTTCCAAAAGGACTCCAAAAACATAAAAGAATCCCTATCCGGCAAAACCGGCTCTGCAAGAACAACACATTTATTCCCAAATTTTCTTATCTATACGTTGTTAGGAACCAGAAGATAAAAGTGAGGAGGTGTGCTAAGGGAGTCCCTTTACACAATATAGCAGAAACTGGAAATAAGTCAAGATAATCTGTCCCCACTAGAAAGGAATTTTTTGTCAAGAGTACCTATTAAAAGGCAGGTAAGCTCTCAAGCAATCTGACTGCAGTGGCATTTCTATTTTCCGATGCTAGCACCTTAAATGCTGGTGTGCCCAGGGTGAACCAGGGCCTCTTCTCCCATTCTACATGCCCACGCAGGGCAATTTTAGCAGTTCCCATTGCTTTTAACTAGCAAATTTCATCTCCAATCCCACCTCTCCCCTATATCCTAGTCCTATATTTCTACTCTCCTAAATTCCGCAAAGGTGACCCACAGACAATGCAAACTCAGGAGATCCCTAACTGGCCTGGCCTCTCCCCTTACCAtcctcctcctgctgctgctcttcCCATCCAGTTCATGGCCTCCCCAGAAACCCCAGCTTCCAGCCATAAACCTCCCTCCACTGGCCACCACGTCCTACTGACCCTACACCTCCTAAACACCTGTCCTCACTCTCTGTCCCCAAGGAAAATTTCTTAATTCAGTGGCTCACTCTCTTACACCAAAACAGTTACACTGGCGTCCTAGCTGGGCCCCACTGAGCTTACTCTGCCAACAAAGAGGACCTCACTCTAGAATATAAAACTGATGCCACTCCCCTGCTTAGAATTGTTCAATGGGCCCCCCTGGCTACACCATCAACAGTCTGGCCCCGATTAACCTGCTTCCTGAGGTCCATCATCTATCACTCACAGATCCACTCTGTGGTCCTGGGGCCAGAGTTCCTGGAGTGCTCCAAACCTAAGGCCTGCCCTCACTTTTCATCTGGGGAAGCCACCTCCAGGCTCTGTCCCTCCTCCTCCATTAGCAGCTCCTGTGCCATCTAAGCCTCAATTATTACAGTCATCACATTTTCTTGGAGTTATTTGTTTTCAAGTTTGCTCCTTTAGCCAACTGAGAGAGCTGTCTCCGGCAGGAAGCACCTCTTCTCCATCTGGGTCTGACTTGCCCCAGCACAGCACTCAGCACTAGCCTGTGGGATGAGTGCATGAAGGGGGCCGGGAGGCACGTATGCCACCAGGAACATGGTCTGTGCTCGCCCGGAGGGGAGGCTGTCACACTTCTATCCTAAGAAGcattgtattatttctgcaattaaaaaaaaaattttgtttctgaGAGAAGTTTTCACTTTTAATACACTGGGGCAAACACAGGATCAAGAGATGTCAGATTCACTACCAGAGTCTTGCCAAGGACCAAAACGTAGCAACTTCTGCCATAGTCCACTCCTCCTCCCACCTGACAGCAGCAGCATCTCTTTACCCACCTTCCCCATGACCGTGACCTGAACAAATACCAGCTCTGCCTGATTCCTTTAGCTTTCCCTgacccccatggctccctcactGATTTTCTAATCCCATTTGAGTCACCATAATCCCCAGACCTGACCCAAAACCCTCAGCTACTGCTCAATCATTCAGCCCACCCTTGACTCgctattttcaaataatttctagATAAAGcctgaaatgaaggaagaaaaagcacAACACTCGCAGGTTTACTCAAAGACACAGTTATAAGAACTTAATGGAAAGTTACCTGAAATAGCGCTGGCTGAGTGTCCTGCTCACATAGGTGAAGGGGCCCCAGAGGTCAGCAAAGAGAGCCATGGGGACCCCGAGATGGCAAATCCTgcaggaaaaggataaaaagggaTTTATTTCTAAGTCAGCTGTTGGGTATGTATGCAGGAGAGATGGCACATGTAGCATAAGACAATTTAGTGACAAAATTTAAATCTCAATAGTTAAAAGACACACAGATGATCAGACAGTTCTAAGGGGGAATTTCACTGATTCACATTCTAACTCTGGGATGGAGAGCTGGGGTGGCCCACAATTATTCTTGCTTAGGTAATACAACAGCATAGAGAACACCTACATCATTATGCCACTTCCACAGGTAGGAGGAAAGACACTTTCCCAGTACACACCCTACCAGTGGCCACTTCCCTCATCCTGCACAAAGGGAAAGTCGCAGGGCACTGCCCTTGTTGACACACGGGTGCCTTCTAAAATCTAACTTAAGCTCCCTGAAAGAAAGAAGGTTATCTCAGCAACTGCCCAAGTTGTCTGTCACATCACCTTTCCCCCAAATGTGAAAACAAGGACACCTGCATAGCTCAAGGCTAGCAAAGCAGAGCCAATGCTGCCTTTTGCCAGGTCACCGACCAAGGTCTATATTTAGATTGGTCTCCCAAACAACACTGTAACATAGAAAAACCCAGAACACCAGgttacagctgaaagcaggattTGGAAGAGCAAATTTGAGACAGAAGAGCAAATACCTATCCAAAACTCCCATTTTTTCAGAAGCTCACCCCTATTCCTCCCTGCCACTAACAAATATGGCAGTCTCCAGTTTCCTACAACAGCTGGGCATCGTTTAGGCGCATGTTTAAGGAAAACTTGCAGCTAGCCGGTAATTCCAGCTGTAACGCACATCTGTTCTTTCATCTAAATGTTTGCCTACAGAGGGCCTCATTCAAGAGCTCTGCTGAGAAAAGTTCCCAACCTCTACCACTGTAATGTTTACACATAACTCTGCCTTGCACAAGTTCAAAGTGCCTTAgataagattttatttaataatggtgAGGGGAAAACCCACAATTTATTTCCAAAGGAATACCAAGACACTCCATAAATGCTTAATAACTACAATTTAGCCTCAAATCCCAATCTTACtctccactgtttttctaagacaaCCCACAAAGCATTTGCCAAAATGCAATTACAATCAGAAAATTAAACGCAAAAGAAGACAGCTAATACCTGACACACAGAGTCAAAGACTTATCAGATGAAGCCAGGTTTACCTTCACTGGCTAGGTGACCCTGGACAAGTAACTAAACTTCTGAACTCCCATTTACCCATCTCTAATatgaggataataatagcacctactCAAAGGTGGCTAAGAGGATTCTATGATAAGCCACACAAAGCCCTTGGCACAGTACCTGGCCCTCAGTATCCATTAGCTatcttctttttcctcctcctcctcctcctaatCCAGTCATGTCTCATTTCACAGACTGGGAAACTAAGATACAGAGAAATTAAATGACTTGTTTAAGGGCCCACAACTAGGCAGGGGCAGAACCAGAAGTGGACAAGTCCAAGGGCCTTTCCACCACACCTGGCTGCCTCGCTCTGCTGTACCAAACTCACCGCACACCAGGGAGCTCAGTGTGCAGCAGCTTTGAAGGTCCCCTGGGCtctatctgctttctttctttaggagCATTTACTGAATGGCTACAATGTGTCAGACACTAGGTGCTTTACATGTACAATCTCATTTAAATCTCACAAAACTCTAGAAATGGGTACTATTAGCATCCTCACTTTATACATGAGGAAATTAGGCACAGAGATGTTAAATACCTTTCCCAGGGTCACAGGGTTGGGAGTGGCAAGGCTAAAATTTGAACTCCAGTAGTCTGCTTTCAGAACCCATACTCTTACCTAGCAGAGTAAACATGGTAATTTTAAtttgaatattaatatttttccaatCGTAAATCATTCTTTTTCCATCAAGAACACTCtaggagtggaggtagctcaagccagtgggtgcctccctcccacacaggaggtcccagactcagttccctgtgcctcctaaaaaagaaaaaaagatgatcaCACAATGcacagacacggagagcagacagccagtACAAAACCgtgggggggggagtaaataaataatgaaCGTTCTGATATCACATCTACATTTTACTCAATAATAAACTCAGTGCTGGCTGAATCAACTAAAATGCAGACAAACATCAGGTGAAAATTATTCACTTTAATCCAATTTAAGTTTTGAAGACAATCTGTAGTGTAGGTGGCAAGAAGAGCTCCACATTCTGAGCAACAACTAAAAactgacaaaaagaaaaggaaaaaaacctctgAAAAGCAGCCATTCTAGTCAGGCTGCAGTCACCTCAGATCCTCAGCCAGGCCTTC harbors:
- the MRPL14 gene encoding large ribosomal subunit protein uL14m; its protein translation is MALFADLWGPFTYVSRTLSQRYFSTSGSLGAIQKMTRVRVVDNSALGNTPYHRPPRCIHVYTKNGVGKVGDRILLAIRGQKKKALIVGHRMPGPHMTPRFDSNNVVLIEDNGNPVGTRIKTPIPTSLRQREGEYSKVLAIAQNFV